The Periplaneta americana isolate PAMFEO1 chromosome 1, P.americana_PAMFEO1_priV1, whole genome shotgun sequence DNA segment aaacctattcgaaatttcgacctgataattttgcttagcttcctcgtcctttaatttcaaaatattgaatttagtaatattaacttgttgctctactcgcttggctactgataatctttctcttaattctccaatcaccaaataatggtcagaattacagtctgcacccctgaaagttcgaatatctactatactagtatgtctccgtttatctatcaagatatgatctatttggttgtgtgtcaatccatctggagaagtccaagtatatttatgtatatccttatgggggaatgttgtacttttgacaattaaatttttcgatgtggcaaagttgactaatctaactccattgtcactactaattgcgtgtaggctctcttttccaatagttggtctaaaaatatcctcccgtcctactttagcgttgaaatcccccaataaaattttcatgtgatatctaggtaactgatcaaaagtatgttccaattcctcatagaagctatcctttatatggtagtctttctcttctgtaggggcgtgagcatttataactatgatgtcgcaccatctacccttaagtactaaatatgataacctgtcactgataaattcgaccttttttactgctgatttttattcttttacgaacaaagaatcctgttcctaattggtgattattgtttccttccacataatacaacaagtaatctcctatttgtgatatgccattcccatctaacctaacctcttgtactcccacgaagtctattctatatctagcgagttcttttgctactaatgttacccctcctgttctataaagaatagttacgttccaagtaccaaatctcaaaaccttattccttcgctgtggtcgtgccagagaatcagtcctattccgaggcttattgtagggattcgtaacaagctgttttttacggtgatgggttgttagcccttcgcccaacccccaagctggaggaggctctccacgactgcttattgaatatattcgcagctaccctccatatctggaggccgtctcctctatccgcaacctgaggacgcccatgctgtggtgatagggacccacaatacatggattcaTCTGTGCTATGATCGTATAATATATTGCGCTTCTTTGTTCCCCTTAAAGATATGCGATATtatcaatattcaataatttttgcCTCGTTCAAGTCAAAatgattcctttctacaattgCACATTTtgttgtatataaatatatttatattgaacCTTGACGAATAATTTGACAACATGCCAGTTAATTATTTGCTAGCATTtgttattcaaagaaagtgtgatatgaatatagtagacagagGATGACTGATCGTAGATGTAATGTACAGGAAATCGGCCGACTAGCGGTAAGACCCACATGCTACTGCTGCTGTTTGCCTTCCCGAACGCTCGACGAAACTCCGTCATGGATATCTTATTGTCAGCAGTATGAGCTGTGGAGTAATCCTGCGGAAAATACTCCGTGAATCGTTCCTGCTATGTTGCCTTATCAAACAAACCTTCTGAAATATGATTATGCCGTGCAATATTGATTGTGTCTTGAAATGGAGATCCTTGATGCTTTAACAGACATCAAGTTACCGCTTTGATTCGAAGATCTTTGGAGGGTAATGGATTTTTAAACACTATGAAAATTTTAGCATAGCTTCCTATGAAGAACAGTAAATCTAAGGGACTCGTTTCGTGAATCTAAAGAAGTAAATGATCTTGTTGCACATAGAAGGCTCCTGGAAATATTTCCAATAGATTTTTCTCACACGTGATATTTAAAGATAATTCAAGGAGAACAATCTAGTGCAGATTTGTCCTGCACTCCAGATCAGTTAAATCCCGTTCAGGTACAACTGAAAGAATTCTTCACCGATGACGGACGGAAAGGTAGGAGGAAGGagctttaaattttatattttgaaaattttttgttttgagtatgtattaggcctatatatttaaatgACGAATggttgtaataatttttatagatGTAAACTCTCTTGCTGTCGTGATAATGGGACTTACTGTTCGGAATCTACAAATGTGTTCCTCTTTTTACAATCTTACTCTTTTGTTATCTGGAATAACAAATCATTTTAggttttattaaaattagtaaaatGTGTTTTTGGATATCAGTCACTTGATCAACTACACTACaacagaaatacagggacataattttatttttaccaacatttttaatattaacctgtctatacctttagagaaccggaaacaccgcttgctcccccctccaagactggagttcgatgatactggcgtaaaacacaaatcactctactaggtataggaaggaagaaaagtagttcatccatttaggtaaactaggaaatatcgcgattttgagtttgataattttcattaggttttgctttaatcaaagtacagtactgtattaagaataagtgtttttactcacgaagtgagttatccttgcgaacgtattcattatgcagtgtatatcatactgtctacagcacattagcttacaatatagagaaagaagttaaattgaaaaataatcataatatgaatatttgaacacaattttgaaaatggtggccgttcatttcgatacaggcttcagttcttttgtgcatattatcgcactatagactattgcatctaattccaattgccagtttcgtccttcttactagtaactcatgttgaaataattctgtacgtactctacgtactgtaaattcaattttcacttctgcccgacccgaaaatataaaattactcagacatgctatctactgtccgtccaagtgattatgccgcaggattgtagaaagggaggaaatcacgtgacagttaattacttaacgaggcccttttaagttaaattaaacagctgtataatattacgtaaacttccaattcctaagagaaattaatgttttcagaaaagagctaagacagacaagctattacagaggggcgagcagaagcaggtgagggaaatcgggatgcgacgtaggcaaacggacagtacctgtgcgaaaatgtgattcaatattgaaagctctttcgtcagtgtaaaacgcgaacatatttctggaacgtactatactcagtaactcagtactgcttactatctgcggtcttggttctgcgtggagttggaacttccttagtagaagaggtgggagtgaagtgcattcaaaactcaggtacaataaaaattgaagtaaaaataaaatgatgtccctgtacaaacataTAACATATTATGTGTTTGCAACTTAAGCTAGCGTCGTACGTTACAGGCGCCTTGTTCGGTTCgggtttgtcgagtatggtgaagttcgatattcgccgatgttcgctctggaGAAGGAGgcttgtcgtgtttgttccaactcgttgtaaaaatattcgctgttctccACTCACGTATTAATCACTTGAGAATTTTTACACAAATCTTGCGgtcagtttttcatatgaaattagACGAAGTTTTCAATGTCTTCATTGCCTCCCTCAAGTTCGAATATTGCAGGACACTAACTTAAGAAATATTTATGCATGCTTTAAGATACAGTACCATATATTTTGTGATGAATTAATACGATCGCTAACTGCAAATCATTGATAATGATCCAATTTATATTTTGCAGGAAACAACGGAGAAGAACTAGAGCACATCATTGCTATTAGTGAGAAATTTCCAGATGTGGGTGCAGAAATAGTAACTAACCTTACTGTGACAGTAAGCAGTGGACGTCAACTTATACAAGATATGAAAGATTCTGTTGAAAGTATCAAaggtaaatatttgaaaaaatatgtCATTATCAAAAGatgggagaaaggaactggccaccccaccCCATTATTTCCTCGCCTAGTTGCCTCAAGAGTGATGTTTCAtggcagggccgggcatgagagcggctccatttagtcggccagagctgctctcgctccgtaaggcaagccagagcagaacgctcacgcagtggcggactcgcattacagctaccttccctgcattaatataacaagagccacggttgttctagtcattcagtctgtcagtacataacagTTTATAGGGATATTACATCAAtgcattgtacattacagaatttataacactcttattaatttaatgaaataaacttcgctctatgcacacacacaaatcattaggcttatttacataacccatacgcacatactgcaatctcctcaccacggttctacgagacaggcgtatggcttccacttcccctacttgttgtggacagagttcatctaccaatataattaaacatcacttgatgaaattacgttcgttgaatgttttcaattcctttgcaatttcgtggaaaattttgtagctaattctcatagccgattcactaagtgcattattgtcattctgttaatatatgatataatataatataatataatataatataatataatataatataatataatataatatggtatgatatatgatatgatatgatgtgctatgatatgatatgatatgatatgatatgatatgatatgatatgatatgatatgatatgaccataaattaatacaacttgaagaaaatgtttctcaggtacattatattagagtatttattcgatatttataccgcattgtaagttattatagtacatttagtaatatataattttaaattatacaaatattattatgatatatcaaagtatagtatattatagttcattatatataatataatatataatgaactgtaatatattatattatgatatatcataatacttatataatttaaaattatatattactaaatgtataataacttataatgcaatttaaatatcaaatagatactctaatataatgtacctgagaaacattttctttaagttgtattaatttaaggcgttcattaccaacatatttgtcatattcagtagcatgctgtaaagaataatgtcgttggatattgaacttcttaatcagttggagtgttttatgccaaattaaacactttgctaatcctctgctctctaccaaaaagaactcctcctcccatgatacattaaacgcattgggaatagcgggacggtttagtgtatgagcggaagctccgtcttcaaagttcgccatcatactgcagagtcaccactacaccgacactgaatgacgtacagcatgcatacgtcagagcggtcgcgagacccgctctttaaagcacacagcgctcatttctcagaatcacgtaatgtgcccagccttGTTttatggtgtcacttgtggggtccagacctgtctccTGACAGTTCACTGAACAAAGACCAAAACTTGTAGCCTAAATTTGTGGATAAAACTATCAAGAATAGGCTATGTGTCAACGATTAATTTTTTCgtaaaaattgagataaaactaatataatttatacagcGTCTTACATTTACGACCATTTTTTACCATAACGCACCATTTAAATGATCTATACAAAAGTTGAATCATGGTGTCACTTGTGGTgtacagacctgtcttcagacagttcaataagcaaataaagaccatcatcatcatcatcatcatcatcatcatcatcatcatcatcatcatcatcatcttcctaacaaatattaggccaagtggcctgttacggtctcaaactagaattttcagtccatctcttctttcgACGGCCTAGaaatcttttgccatatggatgataatgaaacagtgcttttggaattctgcatcgattcattcgttcgagatgacccttccactgaagttgatatttgctgatgaactgtataatgggttctatttgaagttcttgcattatgtcctcatttttttatgatcccagtgagtatatccagctgttgctctcataaacctcatctcacttgctgttattctactgacatctttattcttcacagtccacgcttcactaccatagcttaatactggctgtgctaaggttttatacaagcctattcttgtgtgtctttgtactagtgaaggtttcatgattttattaatgatccccattattttattatatttacatattttttcagcaatatctacttcatcataaggtgatagtgtatagccaaggtaagtgaaggtatttactctttccattattttattattcaaacagattttacttggtacagggaatttcccacataATGACATGATTttagatttttcaatattaatttccatgttatatttttcactggccatatttaaattgtgtactgaatattgtaaatcatcttcagttaatgccatgagaactaaatcatcagcgaaaagtaaagcatcaagctgcaaatttcgattaattggaataaatccatgtcgtgtctgtcgccaatcttgaatgattctatttatatatataatgaacagaagtggtgaaaggccacagccttgtcgtactccactataaatgggtcgccactgtgaaagtttattgttgcttcgaattgctatgatggttgttttatatacgttgtaaatattttgtataatctgttgaggcacttgatcatctgccaaaatctgaagtaatttattccgattaactttatcaaaagcctttttaaagtcaatgaaaATAAAGTCAAATAAAGACCAAAAGTTGTAAATTTGTGGATACAACTATCACGAGTAGGCTATgtgtgaataattaatttttgtgtaaAAGTTGAgagataaataatataaaattatacggGGTCCTAAATTTATAATCATTTTTCTCCAAAACTCGCCATTTAGATTATGTATACAAAAGTTGACTTATTCTTGTAATACATAGAGTGCGTATTGCTGATATAGCAGAAATACCAAGAACACAAATTAACCTCATACTTGATTGAGAAGAccatatatagaataaaattaacGAAGGAACAAAATTACCCGTCAGGTAATTTCCTCTACGTAATAGCgatgcaataaatataaaatattagattACACACTActgcaaaaataaacattttactctACACTTACTaccattttaacaataaattttaattatttcagaaaaCAATGCAACAGTTTCCAAAACGCTTTCTGATGAACTGCTTCTATTTTACACTGAGACTGTACCTCTTGTGGATGAAATGCTGAAGTTCACTAGCGAAGCAAgagaagttttggaaatattcaaggaCTTTTCAGAGACACTGAACCAgtattgagaaacctgaattacTACAAGAGCTAATCGAAT contains these protein-coding regions:
- the LOC138709523 gene encoding uncharacterized protein → MIYRIFFVSLLTSACLKDNILAQETSTERNNGEELEHIIAISEKFPDVGAEIVTNLTVTVSSGRQLIQDMKDSVESIKENNATVSKTLSDELLLFYTETVPLVDEMLKFTSEAREVLEIFKDFSETLNQY